GCTGATCCAGCCGCTGCCAGAGTGGCTAGTCGACCTCTTTGAGACCAGCCGGCCTGGGCTCAATACTAGAGGCGAAGCGGCGCATCCGGTACTCTTTCAGGCACTTAAGCCCTTCCTCATCGCTTAGTACGTGCCAGTAGCGGTAGTAGTCAGCGATATAGAACTTGGACATTCCGCCGGTAGCCACGGTTACCACACTATCGACGACCTCTTCTAATCGCTTTACCGCCGCCTCCGACGCCGCCGGTACTGCCACCACCACCCGGGCGGGCCGGCGTTTGCGTACCGACTCCACCGCCGCAATCATGGTATAGCCCGAAGCCAGCCCGTCATCAACAATAATCACTGTCTTCCCGCCCATGATAGAAAGCGGCTTGGTACCCCTGTAGAGCAGACTCCGCTGGCGGATATCCGTCCTCACCATACCGACCTGATAGTTTATCTGCTGCTCGGTGAGGTTAACCTCCTTTAACACCGCTTCGTTAAGAATTACCGCACCGTCGTCGGCAATAGCACCGAAGCCGCCCTCCGGCCGGAGAGGTATGGGGAGCTTACGCGAGATAACCACGTCAAGATCGGCACCAAGCGCCAGGGCTACCTGTAACCCGACCGGCAGGCCGCCGTTAGGTATAGCCAGCACCACTACCGGCTGTCCCTGATACTCGGTGAGCTTTGCGGCTAGTTGACTGCCGGCATCGAAGCGGTTCTCAAAAATAGGAGATGTCCGTGGCGAATGCATTCTAAGTCCCCCTCTCAATCAACCTGAATTGATTAACATCGACCATTCCCAGGTCGGTCAGCCTGAGTTCAGGAATAACCGGCAGCGCCAGAAAGGAGAGGGCGGCAAAAGGGGACGGCAGGCTGCTACCCAGATCAGCAGCCAACTCCTCCAGACGCTCCAGACCGTTCGCCACTACCTCCAACGGCTCATCGGAAAGCAAACCGGCCACCGGAAGAGCCAGACTAGCCAGCACCCCACCCCCGGCGGTCACCACCAGGCCGCCATTAAGCCGCTCAACCTCTTTTACAGCGGTAAATATGTCTTCATCGCTAGTGCCGACACAGACAATATTGTGAGAATCATGGGCGATCGAGGAAGCAAGCGCCCCTTTCTTCAGACCGAACCCGCT
This portion of the Dehalococcoidales bacterium genome encodes:
- a CDS encoding phosphoribosyltransferase family protein → MHSPRTSPIFENRFDAGSQLAAKLTEYQGQPVVVLAIPNGGLPVGLQVALALGADLDVVISRKLPIPLRPEGGFGAIADDGAVILNEAVLKEVNLTEQQINYQVGMVRTDIRQRSLLYRGTKPLSIMGGKTVIIVDDGLASGYTMIAAVESVRKRRPARVVVAVPAASEAAVKRLEEVVDSVVTVATGGMSKFYIADYYRYWHVLSDEEGLKCLKEYRMRRFASSIEPRPAGLKEVD